One window of the Trifolium pratense cultivar HEN17-A07 linkage group LG2, ARS_RC_1.1, whole genome shotgun sequence genome contains the following:
- the LOC123907547 gene encoding coniferyl alcohol acyltransferase, whose translation MSHILNEVAATKYEKFEVKFIKKSVVKALNHFPKPFSVINLSNLDLLSGRFPVTYLYFYKKPKLGNFKSFVNTLKTSLAQTLNHYYPFSGQIVQNHKTNEPEIICDNNGSLLIEAQVNIPLKNLDFYNLNETLEDKIVSVQPNFPSQIQVTEFICGGISIAFTFDHALGDATSFGKFISSWCEISQNKPISCIPNHTRNLRARSPPKYQPNLDQIFIKCTIEEIQNMKMNNNISLKRLYHIDASSINMLQRLASVNGTKRTKIEAFSAYVWKIMINTIDQSKYKKCKMGWLVDGRERMSGSEKSMSNYIGNVLSLAFGSAKIQELKEGSLSNISEIVHDAISKVSNEEHFLDLIDWIEFHRPGLMLAKAVLGQDDGPVLVVSSGQRFPVSEVDLGFGSPLLGTVYTSIERVGVGYMNQRKSGKGDGSWTVSAILWPELVDALKNDPIFQPMTASHLQL comes from the coding sequence atgtcacatatTCTCAATGAAGTTGCAGCcacaaaatatgaaaaatttgaAGTCAAGTTCATTAAGAAAAGTGTTGTAAAAGCACTCAATCATTTTCCAAAGCCATTTTCAGTGATTAATCTCTCAAATCTTGATCTACTTTCAGGTCGTTTTCCGGTTACGTACTTATATTTCTACAAAAAACCAAAACTAGGTAACTTCAAATCTTTTGTTAACACTCTTAAAACCTCATTAGCACAAACACTTAATCATTACTATCCCTTTTCTGGCCAAATTGttcaaaatcataaaaccaATGAACCTGAAATCatttgtgacaacaatggttCATTACTCATTGAAGCACAAGTAAATATTCCACtcaaaaatttagatttttataatcTCAATGAAACTCTTGAAGATAAAATAGTCTCGGTTCAACCGAATTTCCCTTCACAAATTCAGGTAACTGAATTCATTTGTGGCGGAATTTCAATAGCATTTACATTTGATCATGCATTAGGTGATGCAACTTCATTTGGTAAATTTATTTCATCATGGTGTGAAATATCACAAAATAAACCGATATCATGCATACCGAATCATACAAGAAATCTTCGCGCGCGTTCGCCTCCTAAATACCAACCTAATTTAGATCAAATTTTCATCAAATGTACCATAGAAGAGATACAAAACATGAAAATGAATAACAATATTTCGCTTAAACGTCTCTATCATATCGATGCATCGAGTATTAACATGCTGCAGAGACTTGCTTCGGTTAATGGAACCAAAAGAACAAAGATTGAAGCTTTCTCTGCTTATGTATGGAAGATAATGATAAACACAATTGATCAAAGTAAGTATAAAAAATGCAAGATGggttggttagtagatggaagAGAAAGAATGAGTGGAAGCGAAAAATCAATGTCGAATTACATAGGTAATGTATTGTCTTTGGCATTTGGTTCGGCGAAAATTCAAGAATTGAAAGAAGGTTCATTATCAAACATAAGTGAAATAGTTCATGATGCAATTTCAAAGGTTAGTAATGAGGAACATTTTTTGGATTTGATTGATTGGATTGAGTTTCATAGGCCAGGTTTGATGCTTGCAAAGGCGGTATTAGGACAGGATGATGGACCTGTCTTGGTGGTTTCTTCAGGACAAAGGTTTCCTGTTAGTGAAGTTGATTTAGGATTTGGGAGTCCTTTGTTAGGGACAGTGTATACTTCTATTGAAAGGGTTGGTGTTGGTTATATGAATCAAAGGAAGAGTGGTAAAGGTGATGGTTCATGGACTGTTTCTGCTATCTTGTGGCCTGAATTGGTTGATGCTTTGAAGAATGATCCAATTTTTCAGCCTATGACTGCTTCTCATCTTCAACTTTAG